One genomic window of Phoenix dactylifera cultivar Barhee BC4 chromosome 6, palm_55x_up_171113_PBpolish2nd_filt_p, whole genome shotgun sequence includes the following:
- the LOC103715921 gene encoding LOW QUALITY PROTEIN: transcription factor MYB83 (The sequence of the model RefSeq protein was modified relative to this genomic sequence to represent the inferred CDS: deleted 1 base in 1 codon) translates to MRKPDPPAKNNLSNNNSNGATKLKKGLWSPEEDDKLISYMLSNGQGCWSDVARNAGLQRCGKSCRLRWINYLRPDLKRGAFSPQEEEVIIHLHSILGNRWSQIAARLPGRTDNEIKNFWNSAIKKRLKNSSSSSPNHSGSPEPKVGMGGLTALNDHEVKTMCMDSASSSSSSTMQGLSIRNQYDLLPLPDVSCGMTGLGTSYFHEPTSFPQVGFGDGNYGSHGMMMGGGLMGGGCELFVPALESTSTEENGATRNTTRNISDPCHSHNNGVNKINGDAAVGNEIYWEGGNIRMEEWDLDDLMKDVSSFPFLDFQAE, encoded by the exons ATGAGGAAGCCGGATCCTCCGGCTAAGAACAAtctaagcaacaacaacagcaaTGGAGCCACTAAGCTAAAGAAAGGGTTGTGGTCGCCGGAGGAGGATGACAAGCTCATCAGCTACATGCTTAGCAATGGGCAGGGGTGTTGGAGTGATGTTGCGAGGAACGCAGGCTTGCAGAGGTGTGGAAAGAGCTGCCGGCTCCGCTGGATAAATTACTTGAGGCCTGATCTCAAACGTGGCGCTTTCTCCCCCCAAGAAGAGGAGGTTATCATCCACTTGCATTCCATTCTTGGCAatag GTGGTCTCAAATTGCAGCACGTTTGCCTGGCCGTACCGACAACGAGATAAAGAAT TTTTGGAACTCCGCTATTAAAAAGAGGCTGAAGAACTCATCGTCGTCATCTCCAAACCACAGTGGATCTCCTGAACCTAAAGTTGGCATGGGGGGCCTCACAGCCTTAAACGATCATGAAGTCAAGACTATGTGCATggattcagcatcatcatcttcatcatcaacCATGCAAGGTCTGTCTATAAGGAACCAGTATGATCTACTGCCTTTGCCCGATGTCAGCTGTGGCATGACAGGGCTAGGAACCAGCTACTTTCATGAACCCACATCCTTCCCACAAGTTGGTTTTGGAGATGGGAATTATGGGAGCCATGGAATGATGATGGGGGGAGGCCTTATGGGAGGAGGATGTGAGCTCTTTGTACCCGCTTTGGAGAGTACAAGCACAGAGGAGAATGGGGCCACTCGTAACACTACAAGAAACATTAGCGACCCCTGCCACAGCCACAACAATGGTGTGAATAAGATTAATGGTGATGCTGCTGTTGGGAATGAGATATATTGGGAGGGTGGAAACATAAGAATGGAGGAGTGGGACTTGGATGACTTGATGAAAGACgtgtcttcttttcctttccttgaTTTCCAAGCGGAATGA